GCTTTGGAGAGGGCACTTAAAGATTATGCTGCTAAAGGACAGAAGCCAAAGGCAGTCATTGTAGTCAATCTGTACGGGCAAAGCGCGGATTATGACCAGATTAAATCGATATGTGATGAATATGAAGTTCCTATTGTCGAAGATGCTGCGGAGTCCCTGGGAGCTAGTTATAAAGATAAAAAAAGCGGCACCATCGGTAAGTTTGGTGTTTTTTCTTTTAATGGCAATAAAATTATAACTACCTCGGGTGGAGGAATGTTAGTTTCGGATGATGCTGGGGCTCTGAATAAGGCGAGGTTTCTGGCTACTCAAGCCAAAGATAAAGCGGTACATTATCAGCATAGTGTAGTAGGTTTCAATTACCGTTTAAGTAACATTTCAGCAGGAATAGGTAGAGGGCAATTACAGGTTTTAAATGAACGGATTCGAAAAAAACGTGAAATTTTTAAAGTTTATTATAATGAGTTATCTCGTATTCCGGGAATTGAGTTTATGCCGGATGCACCTTATGGAAATTCTACACGTTGGTTAAGTACTATAGTTCTGGACCAGGAAGCCTTTAATATTGGTGTATATGAAGTAATTGCTCACCTTGAAAAGCATAACATTGAGTCTAGGCCTGTATGGAAACCACTTCACTTGCAGCCTTTATTTTCGGATGCCGAATTTTATTTGGATAAAGAGGTCGGGGATGTAAGTTATGATTTGTTTACGAAAGGCATCTGTTTACCTTCAGGAACAAGAATGTCGTTAGAAGAACAAATGTATGTAATCAAGCTTATTAAGGATTACATTGGTTAATTTTAGAGGCAGAATAACCTACTTGGAGGTAGTACATGTTTCATCTTGGGGAAATTATTCAGATCACAAACAATGATTGCGATAATTTATTAGGTATTGTCTTAGAGAAAGTAAGAAATGGCGTTGTTGTATTACGAGCTGATCCTGTAATTTATGAGCAAGATTCGGATTGTGTTTTACTTTTAGGCGACCATACGGATATCCCGGTTAATATCACCGAAAAATTGTATGTAGATGAAAAGGATGCAGTGCGTGTTGGGAACGTAGATATTAATACATTCGAGAAAATTAAAAGAAAAGAAATTTTATCTAATGTAAATGAATTTTATCATCTGTTTCATTGGTCTGAAAAACCGTTCATCCCAGAGGAAACATCACTTTCATATGGTGGAAGAGTATATGATGAAAGAGAAATGATGAATTTAGTAGATTCTTCATTAGATTTTTGGTTGACTTCAGGGCGGTATAGCAAACAATTTGAGAAAGAATTCGCCAAGTATATTGGCGTAAAATACGCTTTGCTTACGAATTCAGGATCATCGGCTAATCTATTGGCGTTTTCAGCATTAACCTCACCTAAACTCGGTGATCGTAGAATAAAACCTGGTGATGAAGTTATTACAGTAGCTGCCGGTTTTCCTACAACCGTTACACCAATGGTTCAAAATGGAGCCATCCCTGTTTTTATTGATGTAGATTTAGGTACATATAACATCCTACCGGATCTTATCGAAGGTGCTATAACATCTAAAACAAAGGCCATCATGATCGCTCATACGATGGGAAATCCCTTTGACTTAAAAAGGGTAATGGAACTGGCAAACCACTATAAATTATGGGTTATTGAAGATAATTGTGATGCTCTGGGATCACGTTATGACGACCGAATTACAGGAACATTCGGTCATATTGCAACATCAAGCTTTTACCCTCCTCATCATATGACAATGGGCGAAGGTGGAGCAGTTTATACTAATGACCCGCTTTTAAAAATGATTATTGAATCCTTCAGAGATTGGGGAAGGGATTGTTGGTGTCCGTCGGGTTGCGATAACACTTGCAAAAAACGTTTCGGTTGGGAGCTAGGGACCCTTCCTTACGGTTATGACCATAAATATACTTATTCTCACATTGGCTACAATCTGCGCGTAACGGATATGCAAGCCGCTATTGGTTTAGAACAGTTAAAGAAAGTTCCTAAATTTATTCAAAGACGTATTCATAACTTTAATCGTTTATTTGAAGGTTTACGCGATTTGGAGCAATACTTCATACTCCCTAAAGCTACAGATCATTCTCAGCCAAGCTGGTTTGGTTTTATTTTAACTTTAAAAGATGATGCAGGATTCACCCGAAAAGACATTGTAGATTATCTTGAAGCACGTAAAATACAAACCCGCATGCTTTTTGCAGGTAACCTTACAAGACAGCCAGCATTTCAAGGTGTGAATTATCGTATACATGGTGATCTGAAAAATACCGATAAGATATTAAAAGATACATTTCTCATTGGGGTCTATCCAGGCTTAACTGACGAAATGATTGATTACATTGTTTTTACAATTAGGGAGTTTATCAGCACGATTTAACGACAGGGAGGGTTAGTTATGAAGGTGGTAATTTTGGCAGGTGGGTACGGTACAAGAATCAGTGAAGAATCTCATCTTAAGCCAAAACCAATGATAGAAATAGGGCATAGACCTATACTGTGGCATATTTTAAAGATCTATTCTAGCTACGGGTTTAATGATTTTATAATATGTTTGGGTTATAAAGGTTTTGTCATTAAGGAGTATTTCGCTAACTACTTCCTGCATGAATCGGATGTGACATTCGATTTTAGAAACGGAAATCAGAATATAACGCATAATCATTCTGCCGAACCTTGGAAGGTAACCTTGGTGAATACCGGTATTGATACCATGACTGGTGGAAGGATAAAACGAATCCAACCTTACATTAGTAACGAGCCGTTTTTCCTTACTTACGGTGATGGAGTTTCAAACGTAGATATTCATAAACTTTTAGATTTTCATAAAATGAATGGAAGACTTGCTACGGTAACCTCTACCCAGCCCGAGGGTCGTTTTGGAATTCTAGATATCGATGATCATAGCCAGGTAAGAGGATTTCAGGAAAAACCTAAAGGCGACCATAGCTGGATAAACGGGGGATTCTTTGTACTTCAACCTGAAATATTTAATTATATTGAGGGCGACCATACGGTTTTTGAAAAAGAACCACTAGAACAACTAGCCAAGGATGGAGAACTTACCGCATATAAACATAACGGTTTTTGGCATCCGATGGATACGTTACGCGACAAAAATTATCTTGAAAGTTTATGGGCTAATAATAAAGCCCCTTGGAAAGTATGGGAAGATAATCGGGTGATGTCATTATGAAAGATTTTTGGAACGGGAAAAGAGTTTTCCTTACGGGACATACAGGTTTTAAGGGATCATGGTTGAGTATGTGGCTATCCATGCTTGGAGCGCAGGTTAAAGGTTATGCATTGGAACCTCCAACTGAGCCCAGTTTGTTTGAACTGTGTAAAGTAAAGGAGTTGCTAGTTCAGTCTGTTATCAAGGATATAAGGGACTTAGATTCGCTGAAGAGAGAAATGGTAGATTTTCAGCCGGAGATAGTCATTCACATGGCAGCTCAACCTTTAGTTAGGGAGTCTTATAGTATTCCGGTAGATACTTACTCTATAAATGTTATGGGTACGGTAAACCTGTTTGAGGCAGTTCGTGTGACGAAAAGCGTAAAATCAGTTGTCAATGTGACCACGGATAAATGTTATGAAAATAAAGAATGGGTGTGGGGTTACAGGGAAGGGGAAACTTTAGGAGGATATGATCCTTATTCCAGCAGCAAGGCTTGCGCGGAGTTAGTAACGGATGCTTATAGAAATTCTTACTTTCCAGCAGAGTATTATGATCTTCACGGCGTGGCGATTGCCACAGTAAGAGCGGGAAATGTGATCGGTGGTGGGGATTGGGCTAAAGATCGATTGATTCCTGATTGTATGCAATCGCTAATATTAGGAGAGCCCATACACATCAGAAATCCGCATTCCATCAGACCATGGCAACATGTCCTTGAACCATTGAGTGGATACTTGATGATAGCCCAAAGATTGTTTGAAGACGGAACAGCATACGAAGGAGCATGGAACTTTGGCCCTAACGATCAAGATACAAGATCGGTCGAATGGATTGTCCAGAACTTGTGCGACAAGTGGAAAGGAAGTCAGGGTTATGTTGTTGAACAGGGTGATCACCCACATGAAGCGGCTTTTTTGAAGTTGGACTGTTCTAAATCCAGAATGAAACTAGGTTGGTCTCCTCGCTGGGAGTTGGGTGAAGCCCTAGATTATATTATTGAATGGACTGAGGCTTTTAAGAACGGTGAAGGTCTTAGTGCTGTATGCTTTAACCAAATTTCGAGATACGAGGGTTTTTAACGTGGTTTAATTAATGGTAAAAGTATTATCACAGGTGCAGCCGGTTTTGTTGGTACTTTAGGGAGGGGAAAACTTGTGAAAATGAGAGTTGCAGATTATATTACTAACGCATTATATGATGCAGGTGGAAAGCATGTCTTTTTAGTAACTGGTGGTATGATTATGCACCTGACAGATGCTTTATACCAGCATGAAAAACAAACTTATGTATGTTGTCATCATGAACAAGCTGTAGCAATGGCAGCTGAAGCTTATGGTAGATATACTGGTGAATTAGGTGTTGCATATGTAACGGCAGGCCCGGGTGCACTTAACACGATAACAGGAGTAGCGGGTGCATTTATTGATTCATCTCCATCAATTATTGTTGCCGGAAACTCAAAAGTTTCATTAGCAAAGATTAAAGGACCTAGGCAATTCCCTCTTCAAGGGTTCGATTCCCTGCCGATATTTGATCGGATCACTAAATATGCCGTGATGCTGGATGATATATCTAAAGTAAAGTATGAAGTTCAAAAATGTATTCATATAGCGAAAAGTCATCGTGTGGGCCCGGTATATTTAGAGGTTCCAGTAGATTTACAGGGTGCAACATTTGATCCTGATCTTTATGAAGACTACGTGCCTGAAACAACAGTAGAAGTATGTAGTAACACAGATATTCAAATTGAAATGGTTAAGGAAGCACTACTAACTAGTAAGCGTCCTTGTCTATTAGTTGGAGCGGGAGTTCGGCTAGCAGGAGCCATAGAAAAATTCATGACTTTTATTAGAAAAACTGGTATTCCGGTGTTAACTTCACGACTCGGAATGGATCTAATCGATTATCACCATCATCAATTTGTTGGAAGACCTGGAACATATGGTGATCGACCTGCAAACTTCACAGTCCAGAATGCTGATTTGCTAATTGTAGTGGGTTGTAGGTTAGGAATTGGTTTAGTAGGCTATGACTTCGAGGATTTTGGAAAGAAAGCTAAAAAAATAATAGTAGATATAGATGACTTAGAATTGAGTAAACCATCGGTTATTCCTGATATTGCAATTAAAGAAGATGCTAAAGTTTTCTTTGACAAAATGAATGCGGTTATTGATAACGGTAGCTTTAATTATTCTGCTTGGGTGGATCAAACACAACTATGGAAAAGAAAATATCCTGTAAACTTACCTGAATATTCCAATGAAACACAGGGTATTAACTCATATCGTGCAATGACCCACTTTTCAGAACGTGTAGGTAAAGATTCTACCTTTGTAGTTGATACAGGTTCTTGTTTTCACGTTCACGCACAGGCATTTAAAGTGAAACTAGAACAACGCCACATAATTACTGGTGGTCTTTCAACAATGGGATATACTCCAGCTGCGATTGGAGTTTCTGTTGCTAAGGGTGGGAATGAAGTATATTGCATAACTGGAGACGGGTCATTCCAAATGAACTTACAGGAATTGCAAACTATCGCACATTATAAACTTCCAATAAAATTTTTTCTACTTAACAACGGTGGATATTTATTAATACGACATACACAAAACAACTTTATGGAAGGCCGTTATATTGGCGAGAGTAGTGATTCTGGTGTAGGCTTTGCAAGCTTAGAAAAAGTAGCTGAAACATTTGGCTTAGGGTTCATGAAAATTTCAAATCTAAAAGAATTAGATGAGAAAATAGACGATTTCATTCACTATAAAGGAGCTATGATATGTGAAGTTATGACTCCGTCTAATCAGCTTCTCATTCCGAGAGTTGCATCTGAAAAGTTAGCAGATGGAACGATGGTATCTAAAGCATTCGATGATATGTTTCCTTTCATGTCTAGGGAAGAGTATTACTCAAATTGTTTAGATTAATTATTGTTTTAATCAAGAGGTATTAATAAAAATTATGGGGAATAACATCATGATTGATAGTAGATTGAAAGTGGCTATCTTGGGAAGCGGGAATATAGGGACTGATCTTCTTATGAAGACGATTAGATCACCTTACCTGACATGCACTTATTTTGTTGGCAGGCATATAGATTCTCTTGGAATACAAAAAGCAATGAGAAAAGGAATAAGAGTATCAGATCAAAGTATTGATGCATTAATTAATGATCCTGATAGTTTTGATCTAGTGTTCGATGCAACCTCAGCAAAAAGCCATAAAGCGCATGCTCCTATCCTTAAGGAGATGGGGAAGGTTGTAATCGATTTAACTCCATCCAACATCGGAGAAAAGTGTGTTCCTGCCGTTAATATTGATCGATGTATTCATTACGACAATGTGAATATGGTTACATGTGGGGGACAAGCATCAATTCCGTTAGCTTTTGCTATTGGTCAAACACAAACAGATGTTGAATACATTGAAGTTGTTTCTAGTATTGCTTCTAAAAGTGCTGGCCCAGCTACTCGGAATAACCTGGATGAGTATATTGAAACGACAGAAAAAGGGATTAGCAAGTTTTCAAATTGTAACCAAGTAAAAGCTATACTCAACTTGAATCCTGCTGAACCATGTATTGATATGCAAACCACTGTGTTTGCTAAGGTAAAAAGCCCTCGGTTAGTGAATTTAACTAAATATGTAAATGAAATGGTTGAAAAAATGCGAAATTACGTACCGGGCTATCAATTGCTTATTCCTCCAACAATTGAGAATGAAAGAATTGTAATTATGGTAAAAGTTCAGGGCCTGGGGGATTTCTTGCCTGCTTATGCTGGTAATTTAGATATCATTAATTGTGCAGCTATTGCTATGGCAGAGAAACATGCATTAGCTAGAAATGTTTCAAATGAGAGAGGAGTATAGCATGCATCAAGTACTAATTAGTGACCCTACTTTGCGTGATGGATCACATGCTGTTCGTCATCAAATAACATTTGAACATATGATGTTGTACGCTGAACTAGCTGAGGCTGCGGGGATACCCATTCTAGAAGTTGGGCATGGTAACGGATTAGGGGCCTCATCCTTGCAATTGGGTAAAAGCCTTGTATCAGACGCCCATATGTTAATAGGCTGTAGAGAAAAGTTGGTTAATACTAAGTTGGGTATCCATGTAATACCAGGTTTTGCGACTATTAATAAAGACTTGAAAAATGCAATAGATATTGGTGTAAACGTTGTTCGTGTAGCTTCTCACTGTACTGAGGCTGATATTACGAAGTGTCATATCGAGTATGCAAGAGAAAGAGACGTTGAGGCATTTGGAGTGCTAATGATGTCGCATATGGCATCGGCGACAAAGTTGCTTGAAGAAGCAAAAAAAATGCAAAGTTATGGTGCTCAAGCTGTTATCCTTATGGATTCTGCGGGAGCCTATTTCCCTAGCGATGTTAGCGAGAGAATAACTAGATTAGTTCATGATCTTGAGATTCCCGTAGGATTTCATGCGCACAATAATTTAGGGATGGCGATTGCCAATTCGATTACTGCTCTTGAGAGTGGGGCTGTAATTCTAGATGGAACAATTAGAGGATTCGGTGCTGGAGCAGGAAATGCTCAACTTGAATTGTTAGTTGCAGTGTTAGAGAGACTGGGATATAAAACAGGTATTGATCTATATAAATTGTTAGATGCTGCTGATATTGCTGAATCACATTTCGCCAAGGTCCCATATGTGAGTTCAACAAATATTGTGAGTGGACTTTCAGGTGTTTTCTCTGGGTTTGCTAAGCCAGTCGAGAGAATATCTAGGGAGTTTGGTTTAGATCCTAAAGATATCTTCTTCGAATTAGGGCGTAGAAAGGTTGTCGCAGGTCAAGAAGACATAATCCTCGAAGTTGCAGTATCATTATCACAAAAGTCGGGTGAGTAATGATATGTTGAAAAAGAATCATGTTAATATTGCTATCATAGGAGCAACAGGCCATATTGCGAAAAACCTGATTGTTGGATTAAGTAATGAACGAAAATATAACTTATTATTATTTGCTCGTAATCATAACAAACTTAATCAATTTATTAATTGTTGTGTTAGTAATAAAAAAAATATTTCAATTCATTATTTTGATAATTTCTTGCTAGGTGAATTTGATGTAATTATTAATTGTATCGGCATTGGTAATCCTACTGTCTTAACTCAGTCATATGCACATATATTTAGCATAACAGAGGAATTTGATAATTTAATATTAGAGTACCTGCATAAGAACACGAGTACTTTATATATTAACTTCAGTAGCGGTGCAGCATATGGAGCTGACTTTTATTCACCAGCAACAGTTGATAAACATGCTTTATTTAGCATTAATAATATAAGTACAAATGATTACTACTCGATCGCGAAGCTGAATTCTGAGAAAAAGCACAGAGCATATTCTAACTTTAGCATCATAGATTTAAGAATCTTTGGCTTCTTTAGTAGATATATAGATTTGAAAAATGCTTATTTTATGAATGACTTACTTCGAAGTGTGAGAGATGGAGTAAAATTCATAACCAGCAGTGATGATATGTTTAGGGACTACATACATCCCATTGATTTATTGAATATTATACAAAAGTGTATTGAGTTACAAACAGTTAACGATGTATTTGATGTGTATAGTCTGAATCCGGCTTCTAAGTTTGAAATTGTGGATCTTTTTAAAAAGACATACAACATTGAGGTACAAGTTCAGGATGTTCGTTTTGATTCTCCAACTGGAAATAAGTTAAATTA
Above is a window of Paenibacillus uliginis N3/975 DNA encoding:
- a CDS encoding DegT/DnrJ/EryC1/StrS family aminotransferase, giving the protein MLERGDRIYLSSPHMSGLEQQYISEAFETNWIAPLGRNVDCFEKELAHYVGSEGALALSSGTAAIHLALILLNVGMGDVVFCSSLTFVASANPILYQGATPVFIDSEPETWNMSPKALERALKDYAAKGQKPKAVIVVNLYGQSADYDQIKSICDEYEVPIVEDAAESLGASYKDKKSGTIGKFGVFSFNGNKIITTSGGGMLVSDDAGALNKARFLATQAKDKAVHYQHSVVGFNYRLSNISAGIGRGQLQVLNERIRKKREIFKVYYNELSRIPGIEFMPDAPYGNSTRWLSTIVLDQEAFNIGVYEVIAHLEKHNIESRPVWKPLHLQPLFSDAEFYLDKEVGDVSYDLFTKGICLPSGTRMSLEEQMYVIKLIKDYIG
- the rfbH gene encoding lipopolysaccharide biosynthesis protein RfbH → MFHLGEIIQITNNDCDNLLGIVLEKVRNGVVVLRADPVIYEQDSDCVLLLGDHTDIPVNITEKLYVDEKDAVRVGNVDINTFEKIKRKEILSNVNEFYHLFHWSEKPFIPEETSLSYGGRVYDEREMMNLVDSSLDFWLTSGRYSKQFEKEFAKYIGVKYALLTNSGSSANLLAFSALTSPKLGDRRIKPGDEVITVAAGFPTTVTPMVQNGAIPVFIDVDLGTYNILPDLIEGAITSKTKAIMIAHTMGNPFDLKRVMELANHYKLWVIEDNCDALGSRYDDRITGTFGHIATSSFYPPHHMTMGEGGAVYTNDPLLKMIIESFRDWGRDCWCPSGCDNTCKKRFGWELGTLPYGYDHKYTYSHIGYNLRVTDMQAAIGLEQLKKVPKFIQRRIHNFNRLFEGLRDLEQYFILPKATDHSQPSWFGFILTLKDDAGFTRKDIVDYLEARKIQTRMLFAGNLTRQPAFQGVNYRIHGDLKNTDKILKDTFLIGVYPGLTDEMIDYIVFTIREFISTI
- the rfbF gene encoding glucose-1-phosphate cytidylyltransferase, with the protein product MKVVILAGGYGTRISEESHLKPKPMIEIGHRPILWHILKIYSSYGFNDFIICLGYKGFVIKEYFANYFLHESDVTFDFRNGNQNITHNHSAEPWKVTLVNTGIDTMTGGRIKRIQPYISNEPFFLTYGDGVSNVDIHKLLDFHKMNGRLATVTSTQPEGRFGILDIDDHSQVRGFQEKPKGDHSWINGGFFVLQPEIFNYIEGDHTVFEKEPLEQLAKDGELTAYKHNGFWHPMDTLRDKNYLESLWANNKAPWKVWEDNRVMSL
- the rfbG gene encoding CDP-glucose 4,6-dehydratase; its protein translation is MKDFWNGKRVFLTGHTGFKGSWLSMWLSMLGAQVKGYALEPPTEPSLFELCKVKELLVQSVIKDIRDLDSLKREMVDFQPEIVIHMAAQPLVRESYSIPVDTYSINVMGTVNLFEAVRVTKSVKSVVNVTTDKCYENKEWVWGYREGETLGGYDPYSSSKACAELVTDAYRNSYFPAEYYDLHGVAIATVRAGNVIGGGDWAKDRLIPDCMQSLILGEPIHIRNPHSIRPWQHVLEPLSGYLMIAQRLFEDGTAYEGAWNFGPNDQDTRSVEWIVQNLCDKWKGSQGYVVEQGDHPHEAAFLKLDCSKSRMKLGWSPRWELGEALDYIIEWTEAFKNGEGLSAVCFNQISRYEGF
- a CDS encoding thiamine pyrophosphate-binding protein, producing MRVADYITNALYDAGGKHVFLVTGGMIMHLTDALYQHEKQTYVCCHHEQAVAMAAEAYGRYTGELGVAYVTAGPGALNTITGVAGAFIDSSPSIIVAGNSKVSLAKIKGPRQFPLQGFDSLPIFDRITKYAVMLDDISKVKYEVQKCIHIAKSHRVGPVYLEVPVDLQGATFDPDLYEDYVPETTVEVCSNTDIQIEMVKEALLTSKRPCLLVGAGVRLAGAIEKFMTFIRKTGIPVLTSRLGMDLIDYHHHQFVGRPGTYGDRPANFTVQNADLLIVVGCRLGIGLVGYDFEDFGKKAKKIIVDIDDLELSKPSVIPDIAIKEDAKVFFDKMNAVIDNGSFNYSAWVDQTQLWKRKYPVNLPEYSNETQGINSYRAMTHFSERVGKDSTFVVDTGSCFHVHAQAFKVKLEQRHIITGGLSTMGYTPAAIGVSVAKGGNEVYCITGDGSFQMNLQELQTIAHYKLPIKFFLLNNGGYLLIRHTQNNFMEGRYIGESSDSGVGFASLEKVAETFGLGFMKISNLKELDEKIDDFIHYKGAMICEVMTPSNQLLIPRVASEKLADGTMVSKAFDDMFPFMSREEYYSNCLD
- a CDS encoding acetaldehyde dehydrogenase (acetylating); protein product: MIDSRLKVAILGSGNIGTDLLMKTIRSPYLTCTYFVGRHIDSLGIQKAMRKGIRVSDQSIDALINDPDSFDLVFDATSAKSHKAHAPILKEMGKVVIDLTPSNIGEKCVPAVNIDRCIHYDNVNMVTCGGQASIPLAFAIGQTQTDVEYIEVVSSIASKSAGPATRNNLDEYIETTEKGISKFSNCNQVKAILNLNPAEPCIDMQTTVFAKVKSPRLVNLTKYVNEMVEKMRNYVPGYQLLIPPTIENERIVIMVKVQGLGDFLPAYAGNLDIINCAAIAMAEKHALARNVSNERGV
- the dmpG gene encoding 4-hydroxy-2-oxovalerate aldolase, giving the protein MHQVLISDPTLRDGSHAVRHQITFEHMMLYAELAEAAGIPILEVGHGNGLGASSLQLGKSLVSDAHMLIGCREKLVNTKLGIHVIPGFATINKDLKNAIDIGVNVVRVASHCTEADITKCHIEYARERDVEAFGVLMMSHMASATKLLEEAKKMQSYGAQAVILMDSAGAYFPSDVSERITRLVHDLEIPVGFHAHNNLGMAIANSITALESGAVILDGTIRGFGAGAGNAQLELLVAVLERLGYKTGIDLYKLLDAADIAESHFAKVPYVSSTNIVSGLSGVFSGFAKPVERISREFGLDPKDIFFELGRRKVVAGQEDIILEVAVSLSQKSGE
- a CDS encoding NAD-dependent epimerase/dehydratase family protein → MLKKNHVNIAIIGATGHIAKNLIVGLSNERKYNLLLFARNHNKLNQFINCCVSNKKNISIHYFDNFLLGEFDVIINCIGIGNPTVLTQSYAHIFSITEEFDNLILEYLHKNTSTLYINFSSGAAYGADFYSPATVDKHALFSINNISTNDYYSIAKLNSEKKHRAYSNFSIIDLRIFGFFSRYIDLKNAYFMNDLLRSVRDGVKFITSSDDMFRDYIHPIDLLNIIQKCIELQTVNDVFDVYSLNPASKFEIVDLFKKTYNIEVQVQDVRFDSPTGNKLNYYSENYNLESIGYTPRYTSLETVSSETKAIFNLV